From a single Vicugna pacos chromosome 4, VicPac4, whole genome shotgun sequence genomic region:
- the LOC102537981 gene encoding olfactory receptor 1L4, with the protein MASPHPVRDEVKDMEIQNYSSSTSGFILLGVSSNPQLQKPLFAVFLTMYLVTLVGNALIILAIHSDSRLHTPMYFFLSSLSFMDICFTTVIVPKMLVNLLSDTKSISYVGCLVQMYFFMAFGNTDSYLLASMAIDRLVAICNPFHYDMVMSPRRCLLMLLGSCTISHLHSLLRVVLMSHLSFCASHVIKHFFCDTQPVLKLSCSDTSSSQIVVMTETLAVIVTPFLCILFSYLRIIITVLKIPSAAGKWKAFSTCGSHLSVVVLFYGSISYVYFRPLSMYSVVKDRVATVMYTIVTPMLNPFIYSLRNKDMKRGLRKLRDRIHS; encoded by the coding sequence ATGGCTTCTCCACACCCCGTCCGGGATGAGGTCAAGGACATGGAGATACAGAACTACAGCAGCAGCACCTCGGGATTTATCCTCCTGGGCGTCTCTTCCAACCCTCAGCTTCAGAAGCCCCTCTTTGCTGTCTTCCTCACCATGTACCTGGTCACCCTGGTGGGGAATGCACTCATCATCCTGGCCATACACTCTGACTCCCGGCTCCACACCCCTATGTACTTTTTTCTCAGCAGCCTGTCCTTCATGGACATCTGCTTTACAACAGTCATTGTGCCCAAGATGCTGGTGAACTTACTCTCAGACACAAAGTCTATCTCCTATGTCGGCTGCCTGGTCCAGATGTACTTCTTCATGGCCTTTGGAAACACTGACAGCTACCTGCTGGCCTCTATGGCCATAGATCGGCTGGTAGCCATCTGCAACCCCTTCCATTATGACATGGTGATGAGCCCACGGCGTTGCCTCCTCATGCTGCTGGGATCTTGCACCATCTCTCACCTGCACTCCCTGCTGCGTGTGGTACTCATGTCCCACCTGTCTTTCTGTGCCTCCCATGTCATCAAGCACTTCTTTTGTGATACCCAGCCTGTGCTAAAGCTGTCCTGCTCTGACACCTCCTCCAGCCAGATTGTGGTCATGACTGAGACCCTGGCTGTCATTGTGACCCCATTCTTGTGCATTCTCTTCTCCTACCTGCGAATCATCATCACTGTGCTCAAAATCCCGTCTGCAGCCGGGAAGTGGAAGGCCTTCTCTACCTGTGGCTCCCACCTCTCCGTAGTGGTTTTGTTCTATGGGAGTATCAGCTATGTCTATTTTAGGCCCCTGTCCATGTACTCAGTGGTGAAGGACCGGGTAGCCACAGTTATGTACACAATAGTGACCCCCATGCTGAACCCATTCATCTACAGCCTGAGGAACAAAGATATGAAGAGGGGTTTGAGGAAATTAAGGGACAGAATTCACTCATAG